CAACGATTTTATTTTTAATCCAAAAATAATTTCCGGCAGGTATTTTTTTTACGTTTTTTAAAATGCTATCAGGAGAAGGGATGTAATTGAGATGCAAAAATAATTGTAGTGAAACTTCATCAATTTCCTTAGGAATTCCGAACGCTAAAAGTGCTTTTAATTCCGATCCGAAAATAAATTTTTTAGTGTCTTGATAATAATACAACGGTTTTATTCCGTAGCGATCGCGTACCAAAATGGTACTCTCTTCCACTTTATCGTAAATCGCGAAAGCAAATTCTCCGTTTAATTTTTCAAAACAAGAAACGCCTTCCGTAATGTATAAATACAGTAAAACCTCTGTATCCGAAGAAGAGCGAAAGGAAATTTTTCTTTCGAGTAAGGATTTTTTTAATTCTTGAAAATTATAAATCTCTCCGTTAAAAACAATTGTATATCTACCAGAATTATCCGTAAACGGTTGCGCAGCAGCATTCGAAACATCAATAATAGCAAGTCTTGTGTGGCCTAATGCAACTTTGTTGTGAGTGTAAGTTCCGTTGGAATCAGGTCCGCGTTTGGCAAGTGTTTCGAGCGCAGAATTTATTTTTTGAAATTCTTTTTCTGCATTTTCATCAAAAGAAATAATACCTGTAATTCCGCACATGAAAAATTAATTTTTTGAAGCGCTATTTTTCGTCAATTATTTCACGAAATGAGAAACGACAAGATACATAATTCCGCCCAATATCGCGGAAGCGGGAATGGTTACAATCCACGTAATAATAATATTGCTGGCAACTCCCCAACGTACGGCTGAAAAACGTTTTGTAGTACCAACGCCCATAATGGCACCAGCAATGGTTTGCGTGGTACTAACCGGAATTCCCAAGCCAGTGGCTCCAAACAAGGTCATGGCACCTGCTACTTCTGCACTGAAACCTCCAATGGGTTTGAGGTGCGTTAATTTAACACCCATCGTTTTTACAATTTTCATTCCGCCAGAAAATGTTCCGAGCGCAATAACAGAAAGGGCTGTCATCTGCACCCAAAATGGCACTTGTACATCATCAAATGGATATAAATATTCTTTCACGAAAGGAATATTTCGACACGAAAAAAGTAACATCGCGATGATTCCCATTGTTTTTTGTGCGTCGTTACCGCCATGCCCAATACTAAATGATGCGGAAGAAAGTAATTGACCAACGCGAAAAAATTTATCTACCTTGTTTGGACTGTATTTACGGGCAATCCATAAAGTCAATACCATAATAAAATAACCAAAAATGAGACCGATAACTGGCGCTAAAACGATAAATAAAATAGTGATAAAAATTTTTGTTTTGAAAAAGCCCCAACCTACGCCTAAAATAAGTGCCGAAAATCCGCCTTTTGCGATGGCTGCGCCCATTAATCCACCAATTAAGGAATGCGAAGAACTTACCGGAATACCAAAACGTGCGCAGAAAAAATACGCCCATACAATAGAGCCTAAAAGTGCAGCAAAAATAAGATTGACCGACATAGAATCGGCTTGAACAAACCCACTTTCAATAGCTTTTGCAACGGGCGTTCCGAAAATAAACAAGGCTACAAAATTAAAAAAAGCCGCCCAAATAACTGCCAAACGAGGAGAAAGAATACGCGTAGAAACAATCGTTGCGATAGAATTTGCGGCATCGTTCATCCCGTTCACAAAATCAAAAACAAACGCGGTAAGAATGGTAATTAAAACAAGTGTAAGCATAAAAACTAAGTCGTTTTAACGATAATTGATTCCAATACATTGGCTGCATCTTCGCACTTATCGGTAGCTGTTTCAAGCACCGAAAGCACTTCTTTCATTTTAATAATTTCGATGGCATCTTTTTCATCTTCAAACAAACGCGCAATGGCATTGTTAAAAATATCGTCAGCATGATTTTCAATACTATTAATACGAACGCAGGCTTCACGAATTTTGCCTACATTTTTCATGTCTTTTAATTCCTGAATGGCAATGTGAAGTTCCACGGC
This genomic stretch from Bacteroidia bacterium harbors:
- a CDS encoding inorganic phosphate transporter, with the protein product MLTLVLITILTAFVFDFVNGMNDAANSIATIVSTRILSPRLAVIWAAFFNFVALFIFGTPVAKAIESGFVQADSMSVNLIFAALLGSIVWAYFFCARFGIPVSSSHSLIGGLMGAAIAKGGFSALILGVGWGFFKTKIFITILFIVLAPVIGLIFGYFIMVLTLWIARKYSPNKVDKFFRVGQLLSSASFSIGHGGNDAQKTMGIIAMLLFSCRNIPFVKEYLYPFDDVQVPFWVQMTALSVIALGTFSGGMKIVKTMGVKLTHLKPIGGFSAEVAGAMTLFGATGLGIPVSTTQTIAGAIMGVGTTKRFSAVRWGVASNIIITWIVTIPASAILGGIMYLVVSHFVK